The following coding sequences lie in one Oncorhynchus masou masou isolate Uvic2021 chromosome 20, UVic_Omas_1.1, whole genome shotgun sequence genomic window:
- the ssrp1b gene encoding FACT complex subunit SSRP1 isoform X2 produces MTLFHRSTVIEGQWLLRTRGIAAMGDTLEFSDIYQEVKGSWNDGRLRFGRQSVVYKSSKTGKVDSIPAAEVSQAQWRRVCLGQGIKLTTSTGHIYKYDGFRDTDFEKISEYFKAHYKVELSEKELCVKGWNWGTTKFSGPLLSFEVSDSPAFEIPLASVSQCATGKNEVTLEFHQNDEAEVSLMEVRFYVPPGDTATTEEGPEPVEVFRDRVLSKADVIQATGDAVCIFKELQCLTPRGRYDIRIYPSFLHLHGKTFDYKIPYTTVLRLFLLPHKDQRQMFFMISLDPPIKQGQTRYHFLILLFSKDEDLSLSLNMTEEEVERRYEGKLSKNMSGSLYEMVGRVMKALVNKKITVPGNFLGHSGTQCITCSYKASSGLLYPLERGFVYIHKPPVHLRFEEVSSVNFARGTTTTRSFDFEIETKQGTQFTFSSIEREEYGKLFDFVTAKKLSIKNRGFKEGIKGKDDMLEDSDEDQHDAYLERMKEEGKIREEANDSDDSDGESDESFNPGEEEDDIAEEYDSKASASDSSAEGGDSDREKKKRPAKKAKVVKERKPRKKPKDSGAPKRPMSAYFLWLNASRESIKAEHPGISITEISKRAGEMWRELGKEQKVEWDGKAEEAKKDYEVAMREYRESGGGSSAPSKKERKKKGGKSDEKNKKGTSGGGRERERERTTGNDSFKSREFISSEESSSESDRGKGKRKRKGSDELEEVASTPPGSDSGSD; encoded by the exons ATGACGTTATTCCACAGATCAACTGTAATCG AGGGACAGTGGCTCCTGAGAACCAGAGGAATAGCTGCCATGGGCGACACACTGGAGTTCAGTGACATTTACCAGGAGGTCAAAGGGTCATGG AATGACGGCCGTCTGAGGTTCGGTAGACAGAGTGTGGTGTATAAGAGCAGTAAGACAGGGAAGGTGGACAGCATCCCAGCTGCGGAGGTGTCTCAGGCCCAGTGGAGACGTGTGTGTCTGGGACAGGGCATCAAGCTGACCACCAGCACCGGGCACATCTACAAATATGACGGCTTCAGAGACACG gacttTGAGAAGATCTCTGAGTACTTCAAAGCCCACTACAAAGTGGAGCTGTCAGAGAAGGAATTGTGTGTGAAGGGTTGGAACTGGGGCACCACCAAATTCTCTG GCCCTCTCCTGTCATTCGAGGTGAGCGACAGCCCAGCGTTTGAGATTCCCCTGGCCAGCGTGTCCCAGTGCGCCACGGGGAAGAACGAGGTGACACTGGAGTTCCACCAGAACGATGAGGCAGAGGTGTCGCTGATGGAGGTCCGCTTCTATGTCCCGCCCGGGGACACTGCCACCACGGAAGAGGGGCCAGAACCTGTGGAG GTGTTTAGAGACCGTGTGCTGTCCAAGGCAGATGTGATCCAGGCTACAGGAGATGCTGTGTGTATCTTCAAAGAGCTGCAGTGCCTCACGCCCAGGGGCAG gtatgATATCCGTATCTACCCAAGCTTCCTCCACCTCCACGGTAAGACATTTGACTACAAGATCCCCTACACCACTGTGCTACGTCTCTTCCTGCTACCACACAAGGACCAGAGACAGATGTTCTTCATG atCAGTCTAGACCCGCCCATTAAACAGGGGCAGACACGTTACCACTTCCTCATCCTGCTCTTCTCCAAGGACGAGGACCtcagcctctccctcaacatgacaga ggaggaggtggagaggcgTTATGAAGGGAAGCTCAGTAAGAACATGTCAGGTTCTCTCTATGAGATGGTCGGCAGGGTGATGAAGGCTCTGGTCAACAAGAAGATCACCGTGCCAGGAAACTTCCTGGg tcaCTCGGGGACCCAGTGTATAACGTGTTCCTACAAAGCGTCGTCAGGCCTGCTCTATCCTCTGGAGAGGGGTTTCGTCTACATACACAAGCCCCCCGTACACCTGCGCTTCGAGGAG gtgTCGAGTGTGAACTTCGCCAGAGGCACCACCACCACGCGCTCCTTCGACTTTGAGATCGAAACCAAGCAGGGCACCCAGTTCACCTTCAGCAGCATTGAGAG AGAGGAGTATGGGAAGCTTTTTGACTTTGTGACCGCCAAGAAGCTCAGCATCAAGAACAGAGGATTCAAAGAG GGTATAAAGGGTAAAGATGACATGTTGGAGGACTCAGACGAGGACCAGCACGATGCCTACctggagaggatgaaagaggagggCAAGATCAGAGAGGAGGCCAATGACAGCGATGACTCCGATGGAGAGAGCG ATGAGTCTTTTAaccctggagaggaggaagatgacATAGCGGAAGA GTATGACAGTAAGGCATCAGCCAGTGACAGCAGTGCAGAGGGgggagacagtgacagagaaaagaagaagagaccAGCCAAGAAGGCCAAAGTGGTGAAGGAGAGGAAACCACgcaag AAGCCGAAGGACAGTGGCGCCCCCAAGAGGCCGATGAGCGCCTATTTCCTGTGGCTGAACGCGAGCCGCGAGAGCATCAAAGCAGAGCACCCTGGGATATCCATCACAGAGATCTCCAAGAGGGCCGGGGAGATGTGGAGGGAACTGGGGAAGGAGCAAAAAGTG gagTGGGATGGGAAAGCGGAGGAGGCGAAGAAGGACTATGAGGTAGCGATGAGGGAgtacagagagagtggaggaggatccTCTGCCCCCTCAAAAAA GGAGAGAAAAAAGAAGGGAGGGAAGAGTGATGAGAAGAATAAGAAGGGGACgtctggtggagggagggagcgagagagggagaggacgacaggaaaCGACAGCTTTAAGAGCAGGGAGTTTATCTCCAGTGAAGAGAGCTCCTCGGAGTCAGACAGAGGCAAGGGCAAACGCAAACGCAAG ggttCAGATGAACTAGAGGAGGTGGCCTCGACCCCACCCGGTTCTGACTCAGGATCAGACTGA
- the ssrp1b gene encoding FACT complex subunit SSRP1 isoform X1 has translation MTLFHRSTVIEGQWLLRTRGIAAMGDTLEFSDIYQEVKGSWNDGRLRFGRQSVVYKSSKTGKVDSIPAAEVSQAQWRRVCLGQGIKLTTSTGHIYKYDGFRDTDFEKISEYFKAHYKVELSEKELCVKGWNWGTTKFSGPLLSFEVSDSPAFEIPLASVSQCATGKNEVTLEFHQNDEAEVSLMEVRFYVPPGDTATTEEGPEPVEVFRDRVLSKADVIQATGDAVCIFKELQCLTPRGRYDIRIYPSFLHLHGKTFDYKIPYTTVLRLFLLPHKDQRQMFFMISLDPPIKQGQTRYHFLILLFSKDEDLSLSLNMTEEEVERRYEGKLSKNMSGSLYEMVGRVMKALVNKKITVPGNFLGHSGTQCITCSYKASSGLLYPLERGFVYIHKPPVHLRFEEVSSVNFARGTTTTRSFDFEIETKQGTQFTFSSIEREEYGKLFDFVTAKKLSIKNRGFKEGIKGKDDMLEDSDEDQHDAYLERMKEEGKIREEANDSDDSDGESDESFNPGEEEDDIAEEYDSKASASDSSAEGGDSDREKKKRPAKKAKVVKERKPRKKKPKDSGAPKRPMSAYFLWLNASRESIKAEHPGISITEISKRAGEMWRELGKEQKVEWDGKAEEAKKDYEVAMREYRESGGGSSAPSKKERKKKGGKSDEKNKKGTSGGGRERERERTTGNDSFKSREFISSEESSSESDRGKGKRKRKGSDELEEVASTPPGSDSGSD, from the exons ATGACGTTATTCCACAGATCAACTGTAATCG AGGGACAGTGGCTCCTGAGAACCAGAGGAATAGCTGCCATGGGCGACACACTGGAGTTCAGTGACATTTACCAGGAGGTCAAAGGGTCATGG AATGACGGCCGTCTGAGGTTCGGTAGACAGAGTGTGGTGTATAAGAGCAGTAAGACAGGGAAGGTGGACAGCATCCCAGCTGCGGAGGTGTCTCAGGCCCAGTGGAGACGTGTGTGTCTGGGACAGGGCATCAAGCTGACCACCAGCACCGGGCACATCTACAAATATGACGGCTTCAGAGACACG gacttTGAGAAGATCTCTGAGTACTTCAAAGCCCACTACAAAGTGGAGCTGTCAGAGAAGGAATTGTGTGTGAAGGGTTGGAACTGGGGCACCACCAAATTCTCTG GCCCTCTCCTGTCATTCGAGGTGAGCGACAGCCCAGCGTTTGAGATTCCCCTGGCCAGCGTGTCCCAGTGCGCCACGGGGAAGAACGAGGTGACACTGGAGTTCCACCAGAACGATGAGGCAGAGGTGTCGCTGATGGAGGTCCGCTTCTATGTCCCGCCCGGGGACACTGCCACCACGGAAGAGGGGCCAGAACCTGTGGAG GTGTTTAGAGACCGTGTGCTGTCCAAGGCAGATGTGATCCAGGCTACAGGAGATGCTGTGTGTATCTTCAAAGAGCTGCAGTGCCTCACGCCCAGGGGCAG gtatgATATCCGTATCTACCCAAGCTTCCTCCACCTCCACGGTAAGACATTTGACTACAAGATCCCCTACACCACTGTGCTACGTCTCTTCCTGCTACCACACAAGGACCAGAGACAGATGTTCTTCATG atCAGTCTAGACCCGCCCATTAAACAGGGGCAGACACGTTACCACTTCCTCATCCTGCTCTTCTCCAAGGACGAGGACCtcagcctctccctcaacatgacaga ggaggaggtggagaggcgTTATGAAGGGAAGCTCAGTAAGAACATGTCAGGTTCTCTCTATGAGATGGTCGGCAGGGTGATGAAGGCTCTGGTCAACAAGAAGATCACCGTGCCAGGAAACTTCCTGGg tcaCTCGGGGACCCAGTGTATAACGTGTTCCTACAAAGCGTCGTCAGGCCTGCTCTATCCTCTGGAGAGGGGTTTCGTCTACATACACAAGCCCCCCGTACACCTGCGCTTCGAGGAG gtgTCGAGTGTGAACTTCGCCAGAGGCACCACCACCACGCGCTCCTTCGACTTTGAGATCGAAACCAAGCAGGGCACCCAGTTCACCTTCAGCAGCATTGAGAG AGAGGAGTATGGGAAGCTTTTTGACTTTGTGACCGCCAAGAAGCTCAGCATCAAGAACAGAGGATTCAAAGAG GGTATAAAGGGTAAAGATGACATGTTGGAGGACTCAGACGAGGACCAGCACGATGCCTACctggagaggatgaaagaggagggCAAGATCAGAGAGGAGGCCAATGACAGCGATGACTCCGATGGAGAGAGCG ATGAGTCTTTTAaccctggagaggaggaagatgacATAGCGGAAGA GTATGACAGTAAGGCATCAGCCAGTGACAGCAGTGCAGAGGGgggagacagtgacagagaaaagaagaagagaccAGCCAAGAAGGCCAAAGTGGTGAAGGAGAGGAAACCACgcaag aaGAAGCCGAAGGACAGTGGCGCCCCCAAGAGGCCGATGAGCGCCTATTTCCTGTGGCTGAACGCGAGCCGCGAGAGCATCAAAGCAGAGCACCCTGGGATATCCATCACAGAGATCTCCAAGAGGGCCGGGGAGATGTGGAGGGAACTGGGGAAGGAGCAAAAAGTG gagTGGGATGGGAAAGCGGAGGAGGCGAAGAAGGACTATGAGGTAGCGATGAGGGAgtacagagagagtggaggaggatccTCTGCCCCCTCAAAAAA GGAGAGAAAAAAGAAGGGAGGGAAGAGTGATGAGAAGAATAAGAAGGGGACgtctggtggagggagggagcgagagagggagaggacgacaggaaaCGACAGCTTTAAGAGCAGGGAGTTTATCTCCAGTGAAGAGAGCTCCTCGGAGTCAGACAGAGGCAAGGGCAAACGCAAACGCAAG ggttCAGATGAACTAGAGGAGGTGGCCTCGACCCCACCCGGTTCTGACTCAGGATCAGACTGA
- the ssrp1b gene encoding FACT complex subunit SSRP1 isoform X3, whose amino-acid sequence MGDTLEFSDIYQEVKGSWNDGRLRFGRQSVVYKSSKTGKVDSIPAAEVSQAQWRRVCLGQGIKLTTSTGHIYKYDGFRDTDFEKISEYFKAHYKVELSEKELCVKGWNWGTTKFSGPLLSFEVSDSPAFEIPLASVSQCATGKNEVTLEFHQNDEAEVSLMEVRFYVPPGDTATTEEGPEPVEVFRDRVLSKADVIQATGDAVCIFKELQCLTPRGRYDIRIYPSFLHLHGKTFDYKIPYTTVLRLFLLPHKDQRQMFFMISLDPPIKQGQTRYHFLILLFSKDEDLSLSLNMTEEEVERRYEGKLSKNMSGSLYEMVGRVMKALVNKKITVPGNFLGHSGTQCITCSYKASSGLLYPLERGFVYIHKPPVHLRFEEVSSVNFARGTTTTRSFDFEIETKQGTQFTFSSIEREEYGKLFDFVTAKKLSIKNRGFKEGIKGKDDMLEDSDEDQHDAYLERMKEEGKIREEANDSDDSDGESDESFNPGEEEDDIAEEYDSKASASDSSAEGGDSDREKKKRPAKKAKVVKERKPRKKKPKDSGAPKRPMSAYFLWLNASRESIKAEHPGISITEISKRAGEMWRELGKEQKVEWDGKAEEAKKDYEVAMREYRESGGGSSAPSKKERKKKGGKSDEKNKKGTSGGGRERERERTTGNDSFKSREFISSEESSSESDRGKGKRKRKGSDELEEVASTPPGSDSGSD is encoded by the exons ATGGGCGACACACTGGAGTTCAGTGACATTTACCAGGAGGTCAAAGGGTCATGG AATGACGGCCGTCTGAGGTTCGGTAGACAGAGTGTGGTGTATAAGAGCAGTAAGACAGGGAAGGTGGACAGCATCCCAGCTGCGGAGGTGTCTCAGGCCCAGTGGAGACGTGTGTGTCTGGGACAGGGCATCAAGCTGACCACCAGCACCGGGCACATCTACAAATATGACGGCTTCAGAGACACG gacttTGAGAAGATCTCTGAGTACTTCAAAGCCCACTACAAAGTGGAGCTGTCAGAGAAGGAATTGTGTGTGAAGGGTTGGAACTGGGGCACCACCAAATTCTCTG GCCCTCTCCTGTCATTCGAGGTGAGCGACAGCCCAGCGTTTGAGATTCCCCTGGCCAGCGTGTCCCAGTGCGCCACGGGGAAGAACGAGGTGACACTGGAGTTCCACCAGAACGATGAGGCAGAGGTGTCGCTGATGGAGGTCCGCTTCTATGTCCCGCCCGGGGACACTGCCACCACGGAAGAGGGGCCAGAACCTGTGGAG GTGTTTAGAGACCGTGTGCTGTCCAAGGCAGATGTGATCCAGGCTACAGGAGATGCTGTGTGTATCTTCAAAGAGCTGCAGTGCCTCACGCCCAGGGGCAG gtatgATATCCGTATCTACCCAAGCTTCCTCCACCTCCACGGTAAGACATTTGACTACAAGATCCCCTACACCACTGTGCTACGTCTCTTCCTGCTACCACACAAGGACCAGAGACAGATGTTCTTCATG atCAGTCTAGACCCGCCCATTAAACAGGGGCAGACACGTTACCACTTCCTCATCCTGCTCTTCTCCAAGGACGAGGACCtcagcctctccctcaacatgacaga ggaggaggtggagaggcgTTATGAAGGGAAGCTCAGTAAGAACATGTCAGGTTCTCTCTATGAGATGGTCGGCAGGGTGATGAAGGCTCTGGTCAACAAGAAGATCACCGTGCCAGGAAACTTCCTGGg tcaCTCGGGGACCCAGTGTATAACGTGTTCCTACAAAGCGTCGTCAGGCCTGCTCTATCCTCTGGAGAGGGGTTTCGTCTACATACACAAGCCCCCCGTACACCTGCGCTTCGAGGAG gtgTCGAGTGTGAACTTCGCCAGAGGCACCACCACCACGCGCTCCTTCGACTTTGAGATCGAAACCAAGCAGGGCACCCAGTTCACCTTCAGCAGCATTGAGAG AGAGGAGTATGGGAAGCTTTTTGACTTTGTGACCGCCAAGAAGCTCAGCATCAAGAACAGAGGATTCAAAGAG GGTATAAAGGGTAAAGATGACATGTTGGAGGACTCAGACGAGGACCAGCACGATGCCTACctggagaggatgaaagaggagggCAAGATCAGAGAGGAGGCCAATGACAGCGATGACTCCGATGGAGAGAGCG ATGAGTCTTTTAaccctggagaggaggaagatgacATAGCGGAAGA GTATGACAGTAAGGCATCAGCCAGTGACAGCAGTGCAGAGGGgggagacagtgacagagaaaagaagaagagaccAGCCAAGAAGGCCAAAGTGGTGAAGGAGAGGAAACCACgcaag aaGAAGCCGAAGGACAGTGGCGCCCCCAAGAGGCCGATGAGCGCCTATTTCCTGTGGCTGAACGCGAGCCGCGAGAGCATCAAAGCAGAGCACCCTGGGATATCCATCACAGAGATCTCCAAGAGGGCCGGGGAGATGTGGAGGGAACTGGGGAAGGAGCAAAAAGTG gagTGGGATGGGAAAGCGGAGGAGGCGAAGAAGGACTATGAGGTAGCGATGAGGGAgtacagagagagtggaggaggatccTCTGCCCCCTCAAAAAA GGAGAGAAAAAAGAAGGGAGGGAAGAGTGATGAGAAGAATAAGAAGGGGACgtctggtggagggagggagcgagagagggagaggacgacaggaaaCGACAGCTTTAAGAGCAGGGAGTTTATCTCCAGTGAAGAGAGCTCCTCGGAGTCAGACAGAGGCAAGGGCAAACGCAAACGCAAG ggttCAGATGAACTAGAGGAGGTGGCCTCGACCCCACCCGGTTCTGACTCAGGATCAGACTGA